The following are encoded together in the Fusarium keratoplasticum isolate Fu6.1 chromosome 1, whole genome shotgun sequence genome:
- a CDS encoding Mediator of RNA polymerase II transcription subunit 8, which yields MMDESRTHTLDDDELKVLEQTLSKLAQLSSSIQSLKADLMRSNPLPPASSLQASTQILQRNLQTVLDSLNENSELFNRMAIHPSPNYPGRTQENVLTQLLRKKLEPDVEELVIEGREVARLATPEGINDLQDIWHELRQWTIDRVTAYVRDEASDVYTAEERAAGVENVRTGLRRDLEDEDEDEDEEEDDDDGTAQQKVRGAEPETLLWFAARGDFEVPRNVEYERKRDVYKGLQGINASPFDMPAQGM from the exons ATGATGGATGAATCAAGAACGCACACCTtggacgacgatgagctcAAGGTCCTGGAGCAGACGCTTAGCAAGCTGGCACAGCTTTCTAGCAGCATTCAGAGCTTGAAGGCGGACCTCATGAGGAGCAATCCACTACCACCAGC ATCCTCCCTTCAAGCCTCGACCCAGATTCTCCAGCGAAACCTTCAAACCGTCCTCGACAGTCTTAACGAGAACTCGGAGCTCTTTAACCGCatggccatccatccctcacCAAACTACCCCGGCCGAACCCAAGAAAACGTCCTCACCCAGCTACTCCGCAAGAAACTCGAGCCCGATGTGGAAGAACTCGTTATTGAGGGTCGAGAAGTTGCCCGCCTCGCCACACCAGAGGGAATCAACGATCTTCAAGATATCTGGCACGAGCTACGACAGTGGACGATCGACCGAGTGACGGCCTACGTCCGCGACGAGGCCAGCGATGTGTACACGGCAGAAGAGCGGGCGGCAGGCGTAGAAAACGTGCGCACGGGTCTACGCAGGGATCtagaagatgaggatgaagatgaggatgaggaggaagacgacgacgacgggacGGCCCAGCAAAAAGTAAGGGGCGCTGAGCCAGAGACGCTGCTGTGGTTTGCGGCGAGGGGAGACTTTGAGGTGCCGCGCAACGTCGAGTATGAGCGGAAGAGGGATGTGTACAAGGGGCTTCAGGGCATCAACGCGTCGCCTTTTGATATGCCGGCACAAGGGATGTAG